The Orrella daihaiensis genome contains the following window.
TCGAGTCGACGGTAAAGAGGTCATGGATCGGGTCAAGCGTGAGCGTGACCGCTTTGTAGGGTTTGTGCTTGAGGGTGTGGAGAATATTCCGGCTGAACACAAGTTGCGTGGTTTTGCTAGGTTTGTTGCTCCAGGCGTGCTCGAAGTCGACGATCACACCAGGGTTCATGCCAAGACGGTGGTAATCGCCACGGGCTCTAGCCCTAGTGTGCCGCCACCTTTTAAAGAGCTTGGTGACCGTCTGGTGGTTAATGACGATGTGTTTGCCTGGAATGATTTGCCAAAGCGGGTGGTGGTATTCGGACCTGGGGTGATTGGCCTGGAACTCGGCCAGGCCTTGGCAAGACTAGGTGTCACTGTTCGGGTGTTTGGCATGAGCGGCTCGCTAGCCGGTATCTCGGATCTTAAAGTGCGCCAGGCTGCTAAAAAAATATTCCAGGATGAGTTCTATCTAGATCCCGATGCTCGGGTGCTTGAAACCAAACGGGTCGGTGACGAGGTTGAGGTCAGATATATCAAACTAGATAACAGCGAATGTATTGAGAGATTTGACTATGTTTTGGTGGCAACGGGCCGCCGTCCGAACGTCGCTAGCCTTGATTTGGCGAGCGCCAATATCGAAGTCAATCCTCAGGGAGTTCCGGCTTTTAATCGGCAGACACTGCAAGTGGGCGCTCTGCCCGTGTTTATCGCAGGTGATGTTAATAATGATGTGCCGCTCTTGCATGAGGCGGCAGACGAAGGTCATATTGCTGGCCTGAATGCAGCCAATTATCCGGATGTCAAACCAGGTAAACGCACCATTGGTCTGGGGGTTGTGTTTACCGACCCGCAAATCGCGATGGTGGGTTTGGGTCCTGACAAGCTAGAAAAAGGCAAATTTGTCACTGGTGAGCTAGATTTCAGTGGCCAAGGGCGTTCGCGCGTCATGCTTAAAAACAAGGGCCTGATGCACATCTATGCTGACATCCAAACCCGTCGTTTTGTTGGTGCCCAGATGGTAGGGCCTGTGGCAGAACATTTGGCACATTTGTTGGCGTGGTCTGGCGAGCAGGGTATGACGATTGACCAGATGCTCACCATGCCGTTCTACCACCCGGTAATTGAAGAGGGCTTGCGCACGGCTTTGAGGGATGCGGCGGCCAAGCTTGATGCGGCCAGGCGCTAGGCTAAAGTGCAGACGCGAGTTCATTCAAACCTATGCCATACTTTGCGGCCTTTTGCGCCTAACGAAGCCATCGATGAGTGAGTCCGGACCTAACAACGCAAACAACGACCAGCACAACAACCTCGATACCAAGCTCATGCCACGCGCAGACTGGGATCGGCTATTCGCGCTTTCGGCTCAAGAGGGCGATAGATCGCCTGATCGCCAAGTCGAGCTAGCCCAAGAACAGCAGTGGGAGAGTTTGGTCAATGAGTTTGACCGCGATGAGTGGATCTGGGGAAGCTGAGATCATCGCCTAAGTAAAGACAGGCAAACTTGTAGACGTAGTCAGTACTGTGATTTGTACTAATGAAGCGTCAGCAGCCCCGTTGAAATCTAGTTTATTTTTGTACAAATAGTATAATAAATTAATTAATTGCAGTTTGTATGCAAATATAATTTTTATTTA
Protein-coding sequences here:
- a CDS encoding dihydrolipoyl dehydrogenase; this translates as MKSIDVDVAIIGAGTAGLSAYKAAIKSGNTQSVIMIEGGPYGTTCARVGCMPSKLLIAAAEAAHSAQHMDPFGVHVDGVVRVDGKEVMDRVKRERDRFVGFVLEGVENIPAEHKLRGFARFVAPGVLEVDDHTRVHAKTVVIATGSSPSVPPPFKELGDRLVVNDDVFAWNDLPKRVVVFGPGVIGLELGQALARLGVTVRVFGMSGSLAGISDLKVRQAAKKIFQDEFYLDPDARVLETKRVGDEVEVRYIKLDNSECIERFDYVLVATGRRPNVASLDLASANIEVNPQGVPAFNRQTLQVGALPVFIAGDVNNDVPLLHEAADEGHIAGLNAANYPDVKPGKRTIGLGVVFTDPQIAMVGLGPDKLEKGKFVTGELDFSGQGRSRVMLKNKGLMHIYADIQTRRFVGAQMVGPVAEHLAHLLAWSGEQGMTIDQMLTMPFYHPVIEEGLRTALRDAAAKLDAARR